From Nocardia sp. XZ_19_385, the proteins below share one genomic window:
- the hsaC gene encoding iron-dependent extradiol dioxygenase HsaC: MSIRALGYMRIEATDMAAWREYGLKVLGMMEAPGPDPNALYLRMDEFPARLVIVPGEKDRLQVSGWEVTNAGGLQELRERLSEAGVAFKEATKEELTDRRVEGMIRFEDPSGNVLEAFYGAQYVAKRFVSPYGHRFVTAEQGLGHVVLTCTDDAAAQEFYQGVLGFRLRDSMRLPPQFVGRPADGDPAWLRFYGCNPRHHSLAFLPMPNPTGIVHLMVEVENSDDVGLCLDRALRKKVKMSATLGRHINDKMLSFYMKTPGGFDIEFGTEGLEVEDDLSWIARESTAVSLWGHDFSIQARQQ; this comes from the coding sequence ATGAGCATTCGTGCACTCGGCTACATGCGCATCGAGGCCACCGACATGGCGGCTTGGCGCGAGTACGGCCTGAAGGTGCTCGGCATGATGGAGGCGCCGGGTCCCGACCCGAACGCCCTCTACCTGCGTATGGACGAGTTCCCCGCCCGGCTGGTGATCGTGCCGGGTGAAAAGGACCGGTTGCAGGTGTCCGGCTGGGAGGTCACCAATGCCGGTGGGCTGCAAGAGCTTCGGGAGCGGCTGTCCGAGGCCGGCGTGGCCTTCAAAGAGGCCACCAAGGAAGAGCTCACCGACCGTCGCGTCGAGGGCATGATCCGGTTCGAGGATCCATCCGGCAACGTGCTCGAGGCGTTCTACGGTGCGCAGTACGTCGCCAAGCGGTTCGTCAGCCCTTACGGCCACAGGTTCGTCACCGCCGAGCAGGGCCTCGGCCATGTCGTGCTGACCTGCACCGATGATGCCGCGGCGCAGGAGTTCTACCAGGGCGTCCTCGGTTTCCGGCTGCGGGATTCGATGCGGCTGCCACCGCAGTTCGTGGGCCGCCCGGCCGACGGGGATCCGGCCTGGCTGCGCTTCTACGGCTGCAACCCGCGGCACCACTCGCTGGCGTTCCTGCCCATGCCGAACCCGACCGGCATCGTGCACCTGATGGTCGAGGTGGAGAACTCCGACGATGTCGGCCTCTGCCTGGATCGCGCGCTGCGCAAGAAGGTGAAGATGTCGGCCACGCTCGGACGGCACATCAACGACAAGATGCTGTCGTTCTACATGAAGACGCCGGGTGGATTCGATATCGAATTCGGTACCGAAGGACTCGAAGTCGAAGACGATCTGTCCTGGATCGCCCGGGAGTCCACGGCGGTGAGCCTGTGGGGTCACGACTTCTCGATTCAGGCCCGACAGCAATGA